One genomic window of Eleginops maclovinus isolate JMC-PN-2008 ecotype Puerto Natales chromosome 12, JC_Emac_rtc_rv5, whole genome shotgun sequence includes the following:
- the smarcad1a gene encoding SWI/SNF-related matrix-associated actin-dependent regulator of chromatin subfamily A containing DEAD/H box 1A, which produces MFNLERFRYDKKTTNDNEEDRGSKSPESEKENKPAKMKPVKAQTKSDARGVVFEEVLTIDLEEDELLSETKNKTLLARKFKNPVGKSSKNVASDHTDDEDYEAQEKTDRLLEMFPQLTRTQVLEAIKNTSTLDGAAAECILRFGDKEDQSRKRKQDGSCSSQDSGEIQPSKKNRPLEASDEEEEEGKEPSWEKKEAMVRRLQKKFPEQDKEELRMVLQEHDWNVEDALQVLQMFSDPDDTSFSSPDSEEKKSRKSKGKQKLSKGHRNSRSHKDHRGSKRDGKDSEDDMTCKSEEDSKGDTDITKDSEDSDSDSSVGLSEIRSTSTLIKIPDSVSSSCSVKKTATSSSLKPSSSVSTAQMLSRFASGTSIAKKQAAERKRKVLASDEHVSSEGENDDEEEAVSSEFEDSDDELDCRGGMTDLKKEMLKFFQDATIDELSLISGCSVKKAQKILDLRPFEGWQSLVDVFNKSNGLSETLLIGCKAVLKERKVVLGLMSKCQTISSKMVDRVTEVMERGTAAMKQPSLLNSNNQLKPYQLIGLKWMLLLHEHTLSGILADEMGLGKTIQAIAFLAQLYQMGIVGPHLITVPASTLDNWVRELKLWCPSLKVLVYCGSVEDRRYLRHELLDDTTECNVIVTTYNMAIGNDSDRGLFRKLRLKYAVFDEGHMLKNMNSLRYRHLMAINAEHRLLLTGTPLQNNLLELMSLLNFIMPSLFSSSTNQLSKMFSMKSHEEQSRFERNRISQAKLIMKPFILRRVKSEVLKQLPAKEEKIESCPMSEKQQALYQTLFKTLKSSNIGEKRELCNVMMQLRKMANHPLLHRQYYTTEKLKAMSKLMLKEPTHLDADAALIQEDMEVMSDFELHLLCKQYSSIGTYQLENHLLLDSGKFHHLKKLLASHKNKGDRVVLFSQFTMMLDIIEVLMRHLKHRFVRLDGSTPIADRIGLIDEFNTDPAIFVFLLSTRAGGLGINLTSANVVILHDIDCNPYNDKQAEDRCHRVGQTKTVQVTKLISKDSIEAIMLQLSQKKLKLEQDMTAADGGEGTIPEDMASLLKASLGM; this is translated from the exons ATGTTCAACTTAGAGCGTTTTCGTTATGATAAGAAGACGACAAACGACAACGAAGAGGATAGAGGGTCCAAAAGTCCCGAGTCTGAGAAGGAGAACAAGCCAG CAAAGATGAAACCTGTCAAAGCCCAAACAAAGTCTGATGCCCGAGGAGTGGTTTTTGAGGAAGTCCTTACAATTGACCTAGAGGAGGATGAGCTCCTTTcggaaacaaaaaacaaaacactattaGCTCGGAAGTTCAA AAATCCTGTTGGAAAGTCATCAAAAAATGTGGCATCAGATCACACGGATGACGAGGACTATGAAGCGCAGGAGAAAACTGACAGATTACTGGAGATGTTTCCTCAGTTGACAAGAACGCAGGTACTGGAG GCAATTAAGAACACAAGCACATTGGATGGGGCTGCAGCTGAATGCATTTTAAGATTTGGTGATAAAGAAg ACCAAAGCAGGAAGAGAAAGCAGGATGGATCCTGCAGTTCTCAGGACAGTGGTGAGATTCAACCCAGCAAGAAGAACAGGCCATTGGAG GCttctgatgaagaagaggaggaaggcaAAGAGCCAAGCTGGGAGAAGAAGGAAGCCATGGTCAGAAGACTACAGAAAAAGTTTCCTGAACAGGACAAGGAG GAGCTGCGGATGGTCCTGCAGGAACACGACTGGAATGTAGAGGATGCTCTGCAGGTTCTACAGATGTTCTCAGACCCTG ATGATACCAGTTTCAGCTCTCCTGACTcagaagaaaagaaatccaggaaatcgAAGGGCAAACAAAAGTTGAGCAAGGGCCACAGAAATTCTAGGTCACACAAAGATCACCGAGGCAGTAAAAGAGATGGAAAAGACTCCGAAGACGACATGACATGTAAATCAGAGGAGGACAGTAAAGGAGATACAGACATTACAAAAGACAGTGAGGATTCAGATTCTGACAGCAGTGTAGGCCTGAGTGAAATAAGAAGCACTTCCACACTTATAAAAATTCCTGACTCGGTTTCTTCATCATGCTCTGTCAAGAAAACCGCTACCTCTTCATCGCTGAAGCCATCCTCCTCTGTCTCTACCGCTCAGATGCTGTCCAGATTTGCAAGTGGGACCAGTATAGCTAAGAAGCaggcagcagagagaaagaggaaggttCTTGCCTCAGATGAACATGTCAGTTCTGAGGGTGAAAATGACGATGAAGAGGAAGCCGTTAGCAGTGAGTTTGAGGACTCCGATGATGAGCTGGATTGTAGAGGTGGCATGACGGATCTGAAGAAAGAGATGCTCAAGTTCTTCCAGGATGCAACGATCGATGAGCTGTCGCTTATCTCTGGCTGCTCTGTTAAAAAGGCCCAGAAGATTTTGGATCTGAGGCCCTTTGAGGGCTGGCAAAGTCTG GTTGATGTCTTCAATAAGTCCAATGGACTATCAGAGACCTTACTGATAGGCTGCAAAGCTGTCTTAAAAGAGCGGAAGGTTGTCCTGGGGCTGATGTCCAAATGTCAGACCATTTCCTCAAAAATGGTCGATCGGGTCACTGAGGTAATGGAGAGGGGCACAGCGGCCATGAAACAGCCCAGCCTACTCAACAGCAA TAACCAGCTCAAACCCTATCAGCTGATTGGTCTAAAGTGGATGCTGCTTCTGCATGAGCACACACTGAGTGGGATCCTCGCTGATGAAATG ggtttggggaaaacTATCCAGGCTATAGCATTTCTGGCCCAGCTATACCAGATGGGAATAGTGGGTCCTCACCTCATCACTGTGCCGGCCTCCACACTGG ATAACTGGGTCAGAGAGCTGAAGCTGTGGTGTCCAAGCCTTAAAGTTCTAGTCTATTGTG GATCTGTAGAGGACCGCCGCTACCTCAGACACGAACTCCTCGATGACACAACTGAATGCAATGTCATCGTGACCAC atACAACATGGCCATAGGAAACGATAGCGACCGCGGTCTGTTCCGTAAGCTGCGTCTGAAGTATGCAGTGTTTGATGAAGGTCACATGCTGAAGAACATGAACTCTCTTCGCTACCGCCACCTTATGGCTATTAAT GCAGAGCATCGCTTGCTGCTGACTGGAACTCCTCTACAGAACAACCTCTTAGAGCTCATGTCTCTTCTGAACTTCATCATGCCCTCTTTGTTCTCCAGCTCAACTAACCAGCtctccaaaatgttttcaatg AAATCCCATGAGGAGCAGAGCCGCTTTGAAAGGAACCGTATATCTCAGGCTAAACTCATCATGAAACCTTTTATCCTCCGAAGAGTCAAGAGCGAG gTTCTCAAACAGCTGCCAGCAAAGGAGGAGAAGATCGAGTCCTGCCCAATGAGTGAGAAACAGCAGGCTCTCTACCAGACCCTCTTCAAAACACTCAAGTCGTCCAACATAGGAGAGA AGCGCGAGTTGTGTAATGTGATGATGCAATTGAGGAAAATGGCCAACCACCCTCTGCTTCATAGACAATACTACACCACAGAAAAGCTCAAAGCAATGAGCAAACTCATGCTCAAG GAGCCAACTCACCTCGATGCAGATGCTGCTCTGATCCAGGAGGACATGGAAGTGATGTCAGACTTTGAGCTACATCTGCTGTGCAAGCAGTACTCCTCCATCGGCACTTACCAGCTTGAAAACCATCTCCTGCTTGACTCAGGGAAATTTCACCACCTCAAAAAGCTGCTGGCCTCACATAAAAATAAG GGTGATCGAGTGGTATTATTCAGTCAGTTCACCATGATGCTGGATATTATCGAGGTGCTGATGCGACATCTTAAGCATCGTTTTGTCAGACTGGATGGATCCACACCCATAGCCGACAG GATTGGGTTGATTGATGAGTTCAACACGGATCCTGCCATATTTGTGTTCCTGTTGTCAACACGTGCTGGTGGCCTCGGCATCAACCTCACATCCGCTAATGTTGTCATCCTACATGACATCGACTGCAATCCCTACAATGACAAACAGGCAGAGGACAGATGTCACCGTGTAGGCCAGACAAA GACTGTACAGGTGACTAAGCTGATCAGTAAGGACAGCATAGAGGCCATCATGCTGCAGCTTAGCCAGAAAAAACTGAAGCTGGAGCAGGACATGACCGCTGCTGACG